One region of Oryza glaberrima chromosome 7, OglaRS2, whole genome shotgun sequence genomic DNA includes:
- the LOC127779624 gene encoding uncharacterized protein LOC127779624, translating to MGQQNSPVLKYLKQMVIYCLIPVDEPSNVDEQNSCMVRCWKQITKCWSVPEEEPSTNQDFLPVQGLIILERLANFDLGNFILSNLAEIMDDNGNSHELKQLAAEILKNLAMDRNTSADIGHILVIISSLMRAFLSQDPSSSTNSNHLLWKNAGQALAMLAMESRDNCLVMLMEQGYVFIRQLTTMMQDDRFKCIAASLLWNMCEHAQSELSNSDLKELSYILREVLEGIMDAEGAELEVLIGLSSQICQVIPEDFAREVEHGQIKEKFIKRLVEVLNAHMKPSAHCPRIRRVIVQHAIYLMEFNSRYANDFHKCWMVEALSMVERTPSRAENYRLFSGDTGLMEHNTPLTALVARAKELMGREWVRGISSVT from the exons ATGGGCCAACAGAACTCCCCAGTACTTAAGTACTTGAAACAGATGGTAATATATTGTTTGATACCGGTGGACGAGCCATCTAACGTGGATGAACAAAACTCTTGTATGGTCAGATGCTGGAAGCAGATCACAAAATGCTGGTCAGTTCCAGAGGAGGAGCCATCCACGAACCAAGATTTCCTCCCAGTACAAGGACTGATTATTCTTGAGAGGCTTGCTAACTTTGATCTTGGAAA CTTCATATTGAGCAACCTTGCAGAGATCATGGATGACAATGGGAACAGCCATGAACTGAAGCAGCTGGCAGCAGAAATCCTGAAAAACCTTGCCATGGATAGAAACACTAGTGCAGACATTGGGCACATCCTAGTGATCATCAGCAGTTTGATGCGTGCATTTCTCAGCCAAGATCCATCCTCAAGTACAAATTCTAATCACTTGCTATGGAAAAATGCCGGTCAAGCACTGGCAATGCTGGCAATGGAAAGTAGAGATAACTGTTTGGTAATGTTAATGGAACAAGGGTATGTGTTCATTAGACAACTTACAACTATGATGCAGGATGACAGGTTCAAATGTATAGCAGCAAGCCTGTTGTGGAATATGTGCGAGCATGCTCAATCTGAGCTCAGCAACTCAGACCTTAAGGAATTGTCTTACATCTTACGAGAG GTGCTGGAAGGAATAATGGATGCAGAAGGGGCAGAACTAGAGGTCCTTATTGGCCTTAGTTCACAAATATGTCAAGTCATTCCTGAAGACTTTGCCCGAGAAGTAGAGCATGGTCAAATTAAGGAAAAATTCATAAAGAGGCTTGTCGAAGTGCTTAATGCACATATGAAACCCAGTGCTCATTGTCCCAGAATCAGGAGGGTGATTGTTCAGCATGCCATATACTTGATGGAATTCAATTCTCGCTATGCAAATGATTTCCACAAGTGCTGGATGGTGGAAGCACTATCAATGGTGGAACGTACACCCTCGAGGGCTGAAAACTACAGGTTGTTTTCAGGCGACACAGGACTCATGGAGCACAACACACCACTTACTGCTCTTGTGGCCAGAGCAAAAGAGCTGATGGGTCGTGAATGGGTACGGGGCATCAGCAGTGTCACCTAA
- the LOC127780325 gene encoding uncharacterized protein LOC127780325 has protein sequence MAVVADITSGEHRVQMPVQGGGGGGRRQKQLLAAPEKQLNCFVHILAVIERMGNALGTLAFTWATVVLLGGYPTVLRPEDDFWFATTMVFLEAARMFSRDNRLDYQLFFSTRGAFRLLGWSGLLTVAVYFSVVLVILSRSLASIGGNVLVALLVDMAMLLALGQLLSPAALKLLCDPLRHAISLWSPLLAILLIGPCITVPKSYYYFQTRGFISTNSKTQWIMYLVLSLIVLLATISRLRLPCIRKLVDSFLNTKQLAWRQIILNLCMLAAIVMLVFIFSELAPYAMIVYQLCAVVVVSFGNFQIPAAVVRVVLALLRLVPQNYFADDSDGKKDSEKNLKPSLNIFYGMVLGQGILYIVACLLEVFSFIPRRYLIRRGGFGGQIGVEYVNLYYAYAFEKCMGGAVLAPKKISLITFAMDSLNSDSSRKKLYGVQMVHSFLKKEQLRTKTITKLTNATKTVASLFDMLGWTSDGDEEIRFFAAKVTAELAGSLRVVQIPGATQLVASLLDTDQQQRSRDHFLFIDSQVGREDSPIQQVGVAEQDSPVLKYLKQMAIYCLIPVDEPSNMHQRNSCMLRWWKRITKRWSVPEEEPSTDQDFLPIQGLLILERLANFDPGNCMEISRTTGLISKMIDFISYRNHMTSTTEAHQIMRASLSLKVLRRLASTEGKLGVTLRQQILEHTFVLSNLAEIMDDNGSSHELKQLAAEILKNLAMDRNTSEDIGHIRVIINSLMREFLSQDPSSSRNSNHLLRKNAGQALAMLAMESTDNCLIMLMEPGYVFIRELTTMIHDDRYKCIAASLLWNMCEHAQPELSNSDLKELSYILREVLEGTMDAEGAELEVFIGLSSQICQVIPEDFAQEVEHGQIKEKFVKRLVDVLNAHMRPSAHYPGIRRVIVQHAIYLMEFNSRYANDFHKCCMVEALSMVERTPSRAEYYRLFSGDTGLMEHNTPLTALVARAKELMGREWVRGISSVT, from the exons atggcggtggtggcggacaTCACCAGCGGAGAGCACCGCGTCCAAATGCCGgttcaaggcggcggcggcggcggccggcggcagaaGCAGCTGCTAGCTGCGCCGGAAAAGCAGCTGAACTGCTTCGTTCACATCCTTGCAGTGATCGAGAGGATGGGCAACGCCCTGGGGACGCTGGCCTTCACCTGGGCAACCGTTGTCCTGCTAGGAGGCTACCCAACCGTGCTCCGTCCTGAGGATGATTTCTGGTTCGCCACCACCATGGTCTTCCTCGAAGCTGCCAG GATGTTTAGCCGCGATAACAGGCTAGATTACCAGTTATTTTTCAGTACTAGAGGAGCTTTTAGACTTCTTGGCTGGAGCGGGTTGCTGACTGTGGCGGTATATTTTTCCGTTGTGCTGGTGATCCTGTCACGCTCTCTCGCTTCCATTGGTGGTAATGTATTGGTGGCTTTACTTGTGGATATGGCGATGCTACTTGCATTGGGTCAGTTGCTGTCTCCAGCAGCTCTAAAACTACTATGCGATCCGCTACGACATGCTATATCGCTGTGGAGCCCATTACTTGCAATCCTATTGATCGGTCCGTGCATTACTGTGCCAAAATCATACTACTACTTCCAAACCCGAGGATTCATTTCGACAAACTCAAAGACCCAATGGATAATGTACCTAGTACTATCTTTGATTGTCCTCCTAGCGACAATCAGCAGGCTGCGGCTCCCATGCATCAGAAAACTAGTAGACAGTTTTCTCAACACCAAACAGTTAGCTTGGCGTCAAATCATTCTAAACTTGTGCATGCTTGCTGCGATAGTGATGCTGGTATTCATTTTCAGTGAGCTCGCTCCATATGCGATGATCGTGTACCAGCTTTGTGCTGTAGTGGTGGTGTCATTTGGCAACTTCCAGATTCCAGCAGCTGTTGTGCGTGTCGTCCTCGCACTGCTACGCCTTGTACCGCAGAACTACTTTGCAGATGATAGTGATGGCAAGAAGGATAGCGAGAAAAACCTCAAGCCATCACTAAACATCTTCTATGGGATGGTGCTTGGACAAGGGATTCTCTACATTGTGGCCTGCTTGCTGGAGGTATTTTCATTCATCCCTCGGAGATACCTCATCCGCCGTGGCGGATTTGGAGGTCAGATAGGAGTGGAATATGTCAATTTGTACTATGCATATGCCTTTGAGAAATGCATGGGAGGGGCTGTGCTTGCTCCAAAGAAGATAAGCCTCATCACATTTGCCATGGATTCTCTCAACTCAGACTCATCCAGGAAGAAGCTCTATGGGGTTCAAATGGTGCACAGCTTTCTCAAAAAGGAGCAGCTAAGGACTAAAACAATCACAAAACTCACCAATGCCACGAAGACGGTAGCCTCATTGTTCGATATGCTGGGCTGGACAAGTGACGGGGATGAAGAAATCAGATTCTTCGCCGCAAAGGTCACTGCCGAGCTTGCTGGTAGCCTCCGAGTTGTTCAAATCCCTGGGGCAACACAGCTTGTAGCCTCACTTTTAGACACTGATCAGCAACAGAGATCAAGGGATCATTTTCTGTTCATTGATAGCCAAGTGGGACGAGAAGACTCACCAATTCAGCAAGTTGGCGTGGCCGAACAGGACTCCCCAGTACTTAAGTACTTGAAACAGATGGCAATATATTGTTTGATTCCGGTGGATGAGCCATCTAACATGCATCAACGAAACTCATGTATGCTCAGATGGTGGAAGCGGATCACAAAACGCTGGTCAGTTCCAGAGGAGGAGCCATCCACGGACCAAGATTTCCTCCCCATACAAGGACTGCTAATTCTTGAGAGGCTTGCTAACTTTGATCCTGGAAACTGCATGGAAATCAGCAGAACAACAGGCCTCATCTCAAAGATGATAGATTTTATAAGCTACAGAAATCATATGACAAGTACTACTGAAGCCCACCAAATAATGCGGGCAAGTTTGTCACTTAAGGTGCTGAGAAGACTTGCAAGTACTGAAGGGAAGTTAGGTGTAACTCTGCGACAACAGATTTTGGAACATACCTTCGTATTGAGCAACCTTGCAGAGATCATGGATGACAATGGGAGCAGCCATGAACTGAAGCAGTTGGCTGCAGAAATCCTGAAAAACCTTGCCATGGATAGAAACACTAGTGAGGACATCGGGCACATCCGAGTGATTATCAATAGTTTGATGCGTGAATTTCTCAGCCAAGATCCATCCTCAAGTAGAAATTCTAATCACTTGCTACGGAAAAATGCCGGTCAAGCACTGGCAATGCTGGCAATGGAGAGTACAGATAACTGTTTGATTATGTTAATGGAACCAGGGTATGTGTTCATTAGAGAGCTTACAACTATGATCCATGATGACAGGTACAAATGTATAGCAGCAAGCCTGCTGTGGAATATGTGCGAGCATGCTCAGCCTGAGCTCAGCAACTCAGACCTGAAGGAACTGTCTTACATCTTGCGAGAG GTGCTGGAAGGAACAATGGATGCAGAAGGGGCAGAACTAGAGGTCTTTATTGGCCTTAGTTCACAAATATGTCAAGTCATTCCAGAAGACTTTGCCCAAGAAGTAGAGCATGGTCAAATTAAGGAAAAATTCGTAAAGAGGCTTGTCGATGTGCTTAATGCACATATGAGACCCAGTGCCCATTATCCTGGCATCAGGAGGGTAATTGTTCAGCATGCCATATACTTGATGGAGTTCAATTCTCGCTATGCAAATGATTTCCACAAATGCTGTATGGTGGAAGCACTATCAATGGTGGAACGTACACCCTCGAGGGCTGAATACTACAGGTTGTTTTCAGGCGACACAGGACTCATGGAGCACAATACACCACTTACCGCTCTTGTGGCCAGAGCAAAAGAGCTTATGGGTCGTGAATGGGTACGGGGTATCAGCAGTGTCACCTAA
- the LOC127780326 gene encoding uncharacterized protein LOC127780326 has product MASTTAGAGFGEQYTAASSSSRGKRKVAAPEKQLNRFVHLVAVTERLGNALGTLAFTWATVVLLGGYPTVLRPGDDFWFATTIVFYSTLRMFSRDNRLDYQLFFSTRGAFILLGWNGLLTVIVYYSAVLVILYNYYYFLPYGGIMVPLLVDMVMLVALGQMLSPGALKLVRNPVRCAISLWSPLLGVILMGPCIPQPKYDFRSRRIIPKNSTTRWILYLALFLIVFLTTISRLRFPCIVQLVGSVLSRRQLAWRRLILNLSMLAAIVMLVFTFDKIQQQVGMMVYQVSALLVVSFGNFQIPAAVVRVVLALIRLFQQNYDSEGDNGNQDGLENLNPSLNIFYGMVLGQGSLYIVACILEIFSFIPRRSLIRHGGFKGRQGVEYANLYYAYAFEKCMGGNVFAPKNISIMTFAMDSLNSDSSRKKLYGVQMLHSFLRKEQLRAKTIPKLTSSTKTVASLFNMLGWTSNGDADVRLFAAKVTAELAGSLQVVAIPGAMQNVASLLHTDHQPKIRDHFLFSGNQEAREDSVIQQVGMVEQNSPVIKYWKQMVIYLLIPVDEPSNIDEMNLSMLRCWRWIKKYWSIPEEEPSTDQDFLPVQGLIILERLASFDPGNCIKISRVTGLISKMIDFTSYRNHMTSIKEAHQIMLAVLSLRVLRALVGTQGKLGVTLRQQILEHPFLLRNLAEILDDSGSNYELRALAAEIIKHLSMEKNTSEDIGQFRVIISSLMRAFLSQDSNHLLRKITGQALAMLAMESANNCLVMLMEPGFVFIKELTTMIHDGRYKYTAASLLRSLCEHAQPELNNSDLMELSYIIQEVLEGLMDAKGAELEVLIGLSSQICIIVPDDFARALEHSQIKKKFVKRLVGALNAHLRPNADCPGIRRVIVQHAIYLMEFDSRYANDFRKCWMVEALSMVENTSTRLENYRLFSGDVGLMEHSTPLSTLVARAKELMGREWVLEISTAA; this is encoded by the exons ATGGCGagcaccaccgccggcgccggtttTGGGGAGCAGTACACGGCGGCATCGTCATCATCACGGGGAAAACGCAAGGTGGCGGCGCCAGAAAAGCAGCTGAATCGCTTCGTCCATTTGGTTGCCGTCACCGAGAGGTTGGGCAACGCCCTTGGGACGCTGGCCTTCACCTGGGCCACCGTCGTCCTGCTCGGCGGCTACCCCACCGTGCTCCGTCCCGGCGACGATTTCTGGTTCGCCACAACCATCGTCTTCTACTCAACTC TTAGGATGTTTAGCCGCGACAATAGACTGGATTACCAACTCTTTTTTAGCACCAGAGGAGCTTTTATACTTCTTGGCTGGAATGGACTGCTGACTGTGATAGTGTATTACTCCGCTGTACTGGTGATCCTGTACAACTATTACTATTTTCTTCCTTACGGAGGCATAATGGTGCCTCTACTTGTGGATATGGTAATGCTAGTTGCACTTGGCCAGATGCTGTCTCCAGGAGCTCTGAAACTGGTACGCAATCCGGTACGCTGTGCCATATCACTGTGGAGCCCATTACTTGGAGTCATATTGATGGGTCCGTGCATACCACAACCAAAGTATGATTTCAGAAGTCGCAGAATCATTCCGAAGAACTCTACGACAAGATGGATATTGTACCTGGCACTGTTTCTGATCGTCTTCTTAACGACAATCAGCAGGCTTCGGTTCCCATGTATTGTGCAACTGGTCGGCAGTGTTCTGAGCAGAAGACAGTTAGCTTGGCGTCGGCTCATTCTTAACCTGTCCATGCTTGCTGCGATAGTGATGCTGGTATTCACTTTCGATAAAATACAGCAGCAAGTTGGGATGATGGTGTACCAAGTTTCTGCTTTACTGGTGGTGTCATTTGGCAACTTCCAGATTCCAGCGGCTGTTGTGCGTGTCGTGCTCGCTTTGATACGCCTTTTTCAGCAGAACTACGATTCAGAGGGTGACAACGGCAATCAGGATGGTTTGGAAAACCTCAACCCATCTCTAAACATCTTCTACGGAATGGTGCTTGGACAAGGGTCACTCTATATCGTGGCCTGCATACTGGAGATCTTTTCATTCATTCCTCGGAGATCCCTCATCCGCCATGGCGGATTTAAAGGTCGGCAGGGAGTGGAATATGCCAACTTGTACTATGCGTATGCCTTCGAGAAATGCATGGGAGGGAATGTATTTGCCCCAAAGAACATCAGCATCATGACCTTCGCCATGGATTCCCTCAACTCAGACTCATCCAGGAAGAAGCTCTATGGGGTCCAGATGCTGCACAGCTTTCTGAGAAAGGAACAATTAAGGGCAAAAACAATCCCAAAGCTCACCAGTTCCACGAAGACAGTGGCCTCGTTGTTCAATATGTTGGGCTGGACAAGCAATGGCGATGCAGATGTCAGATTATTCGCTGCAAAGGTCACTGCCGAGCTTGCTGGTAGCCTCCAAGTTGTTGCTATCCCAGGGGCAATGCAGAATGTAGCCTCACTTCTCCACACCGATCACCAACCTAAAATAAGGGATCATTTCCTGTTCAGTGGTAACCAAGAAGCAAGAGAAGACTCGGTAATTCAGCAAGTTGGCATGGTCGAACAGAATTCTCCAGTGATTAAGTACTGGAAACAGATGGTAATATACCTTTTGATTCCAGTGGACGAACCATCTAATATAGATGAAATGAACTTGAGTATGCTTAGATGCTGGAGGTGGATAAAAAAATACTGGTCAATTCCAGAGGAGGAGCCATCCACGGACCAAGATTTCCTTCCTGTACAGGGATTGATAATTCTTGAGAGGCTTGCTAGCTTTGATCCGGGAAACTGCATTAAAATCAGCAGAGTTACAGGTCTCATCTCGAAGATGATAGATTTTACAAGCTACAGAAATCATATGACAAGTATCAAAGAAGCACACCAAATAATGCTGGCAGTTTTGTCACTGAGGGTGTTGAGAGCACTTGTAGGCACTCAAGGGAAGTTAGGTGTAACTCTGCGACAGCAGATTTTAGAACATCCCTTCCTATTGAGAAACCTTGCGGAGATCTTGGATGACAGTGGAAGCAACTACGAACTGAGGGCGCTGGCAGCAGAAATCATTAAACATCTTTCCATGGAGAAAAACACTAGTGAGGACATTGGGCAATTCCGAGTGATCATAAGCAGTTTGATGCGTGCATTTCTCAGCCAAGATTCTAATCACTTGCTACGGAAAATAACGGGTCAGGCACTTGCAATGCTTGCAATGGAGAGTGCCAATAACTGTTTGGTTATGTTAATGGAACCAGGGTTTGTGTTCATTAAGGAACTTACAACTATGATCCATGATGGCAGGTATAAATATACAGCAGCGAGCCTGTTGAGGAGTCTGTGCGAGCATGCTCAGCCTGAGCTCAACAATTCAGACCTGATGGAACTATCTTACATCATACAAGAG GTCCTCGAAGGATTAATGGATGCAAAAGGGGCAGAACTAGAGGTCCTTATTGGCCTTAGTTCACAAATATGTATAATCGTTCCTGATGACTTTGCCCGAGCACTAGAGCATAGTCAGATTAAGAAGAAATTTGTAAAGAGGCTTGTTGGTGCCCTTAATGCACATCTCAGACCCAACGCCGATTGTCCTGGCATCAGGAGGGTGATTGTACAACACGCCATATACTTGATGGAGTTCGATTCTCGCTATGCAAACGATTTCCGCAAATGCTGGATGGTGGAAGCACTATCAATGGTAGAAAACACATCGACAAGGTTAGAAAACTACAGGTTGTTCTCCGGTGACGTAGGACTCATGGAGCACAGCACACCACTTTCCACACTTGTGGCAAGAGCAAAAGAGCTGATGGGCCGTGAATGGGTACTAGAAATCAGCACAGCCGCCTGA